CTTTTAGGTGACGGATTAAATCACATCCTAAATCCGAAAAACATATCAAGCGGAGGCAGGTAAACATGGGAACCGTTTTAAATGTAGAAAAAATAAATATAACATACAAAAACAAACATAAAAATGTCTATGCTGTAAAAGATATTTCGTTTATGCTGAATAAAGGAGATTCGCTTGGGATTGTAGGTGAATCCGGTTCCGGCAAGTCTACATTAGCTATGGGGCTTTTAAAGTTATTACCCGCCCGCAGTACAGCTATTACAGGACGCGTCGAATTCGATAAAAAAAATTTATTGGAATTAACTGACCGGCAATATAACGAACTGCGATGGAAAGAAATCTCTGTCGTGTTTCAAAAATCAATGAATGCATTAAGTCCTGTGCATAGAATCAGCGTACAAATAGAAGATATTTACCGCGTCCATTATCCAGATGCTCCGTCTCAGAAAATTAAAGAGAGGGCATTGTATTTATTTTCACTGGTTAATCTTTCCAGCCGTGTTTATAATTTATATCCTCATGAGCTAAGCGGCGGAATGCTGCAGCGCATATCGATTGCAATCAGTCTATTGTTTTCGCCTAAACTCTTAATTTTAGATGAAGCTACGACGGCTCTGGACACGGTTACACAGGGACAAATATTGGATGAAATAGTTAAGCTTGAAGCCGAAATGAATATGACCCGTATTATGATTACTCATGATATAAGTGTTGTTTCGCAATCATGTAATAAAGTAGGAATTATGTATGCAGGAGAATTAATGGAAATAGGAGCTACGGAAACCGTTTTAAAATATCCGAAACATCCTTATACCAAAGCGCTTATAGAATCCTTTCCCTCCTTGTACGGAGAAAAAAAACCGCTTAAATCCATAGAAGGCTTTATACCCGATTTATCGCAGCAATACAAAGGATGCATCTTTGCTCCGCGTTGTAAGAATGCAATGGATATATGCAAATCCCATAAACCTCAGAAAACCGAATTTAAAGACGGGGATGTGTATTGTCATCTTTACAAGGAGGCGGCAAAATGAAAGAATTTATCAGTATTCAAAATATAAAAAAATTTTATCCGGTAAAAAAAGGAAAATCATTATTTACAAAAAGCCGTTCATTTGTTAAAGCCCTTGATAATATCAACTTGGAATTAAAACAAGGTGAAATTTTGGGTTTAATCGGCGAAAGCGGCTGCGGAAAGTCTACATTAGGAAGAATATTAAGCCGCTTGGAAGAGCCGACGGACGGCGATGTATATATAGATGGACTTTCAACAAAGCAGATAATGAAAAACGACTCTAAAGGTTTTAGAAGATTAGTGCAAATTATATTTCAAAACCCGTATGATTCCTTTACACCGAAAAATACCATAGAAGAAATATTATTGCGTCCGTTAAAAATACACAATATTGCAGAAAATGATGCTGAAAGAAAAAAGATTCTCATAACGGAATTGGAAAACGGAGGATTACATCCTGCAGCCGATTTTTTAAAACGGTATCCTCATCAATTATCGGGCGGTCAATTACAAAGAATTTCGATTATACGCGCAATGCTATTAAAACCGCAATTTATAATTGCCGATGAACCCGTTTCAATGCTGGATGTATCGGTTAGGGCAGATATTATAAATATGCTTCTTAATTTAAAAAAGCAATATAATGCAACTATTGTCTTTATCAGTCATGATATAAGTTTAACACGGTATATTTCGGATAAAATTGCTGTTATGTACTTAGGGCGTATTGTAGAATATGGAGATGCTGATGATATAATCAAAAATCCCAAACATCCGTATACAAAAGTTTTAATATCAAACTGCGGTTCGTCCGACCCTACGGAAAAAACCGAAAAAATTTTTATACAAGGAGAGCCGCCAACTCCGATTGACCCAAAAGATATGTGTTATTTTGCACCGAGGTGTTTTATGGCGACGGATGAATGTTTCGGTTCTTATCCGGACACTAAAAAATTGTATGAAGGGCACAGTGCTGCTTGTCATAAATTATAAATAATAGGAGAAGAGAAAATGAAAAAAAGAATTGCAATGCTGCTTACGGCAGCGGTCTTGACGGTTACTGTATTGGTAATTTCATGCAGTAAGAATGAGGCAGAAATGAGAACCGGTGGAAAAACAACGGAAAAAACTACCCTCATTGTAAGAGCCGGCGGAGATCCGATGAGTTGGAATCCGGACAGCCTGCCCGATGACAACGGGTATCCGATTTTCCAAAATATATTTAACCGGTTGGTCAAATTGGATGCATCAAAAAATATTATACCCGATTTGGCCGAGTCATGGGATATTTCACCCGACGGAAAAGAGATAACATTTCATCTTCACACGGCGGAATGGCATGACGGAAAACCGGTAACGGCCGACGATGTAAAATATACTTTTGATTATATTGCAAAGAAAAATACATATTTGTTGTATTCGCGGCTTCAAATCATTGACGAAATAGTTGTAAAAGATAGTAAGACGGTCGTGTTTAAATTAAAATACCCGGACGTATCGCTTGTGGCAAACCTCGGCTGGTATGCATCATTTGTTCTCCCGAAACATATTTTTGATAATGGACAGGAATGGGAAGATAATATTGCATCTAAAGAAATGCCTATAGGCTCGGGACCTTTTAAGCTTTTAAAGTTTAAACAGGGCGAATCGGTCACGCTTGAAGCAAACAAAAATTATTTTATGGGAGCTCCGAAAGTAGACAATGTGATTTTTACGATGATTCCTGATAATGCTACGGCTGTACAAGCACTCGTAAACGGAGAAATAGACGTATTGGAAAATGTGCCTGCTGCAAACAATAGGGAACTTTTAGCAAATCCTCAGCTTAGACTGGTATTTAATGAATATCCGTCACCGATGCGCATTATCTTCAATATGAGGAATGAAAAAGTTAAGGATGTACATTTAAGAAAAGCAATTGCAAGTGCAATAAACAAAAAAGAGATTTCCGATAAAATTTTTGACGGAGTACAAAAGCCCGAGTATGCTATGTATCCTGAATTTATAAAATGGGTAAGCAATACGGAAAATGCATCTCCTCAGTTTAATATTGATGTTGCAAGAAAAATTTTACAGGATGCAGGATACAAGGTCGATAAAGACGGATTTTTTGTACGCGGCTTACAAATAGAAGTTTTTGAGGGCGGAGGATATCCCGATGCGGCAAAATTAATGCAGGCGACACTTGCAAAAGCCGGCATTGAATTAAAAGTAAATGTTTCAGAATTTAATGCATGGGCGGACAAGGTTGGAACAAATAAAGATTTTATAATGGAACTTCAAGGCGGTTTTATGGGGCCTGATCCTGCAGCTCTTTATTCCAGATATGGAACAGGTGAGTCCAATAATTGGAGCGGGTATTCCAATATAAAGTTTGATGAGCTATGTAAAAAAGGTTTGACTGTAGGTAATAAAGAAGAACGAGCTGTAATTTATAAAGAAGCCCAAAAAATTTTAGCCGAAGATTTACCTTTTATTCCTGTAGTAGGATTTGCATCCTACGATGCAAATTCAGTAAATTTTAAAAATTTACCTATAGACGGAACAGGAAAATGGGGTTGGCAAGAATATACATTTACTGAAAAAGTGAAATAACAGGGAAGGGTAATAAAGTGAATAAAATATTTGAAGATGTTATCAACAGGGTACCCGATTATAAAGAGTTTATGACCGTCGATGAAATGAATTCGGCAAGTAAGGCCCTTGCAAAACAATATCCCGACATAGTGGAAGAGTTCGAATTCGGGGCGACCAGAGACGGCGATAAAATTATAGGGTTAAAAATAGGAAAAGGAAGGCAAAATGCCCTTGTTTTTGGTCTTCCTCATCCGAATGAACCTATAGGTACTATGATGCTGGATTATTTTACAAAAGAATTGGCTGAAAATAAAAAGCTCCGAGATGAACTGGATTACACGTGGTATATTGTAAAAGCTTGGGATTCTGATGGGACCAGACTGAATGAAGGCTGGTTTAAGGGGCCATTTACGCTTTATAACTACGCAAGAAATTTTTTTAGGCCTGCAGGACATCAGCAAGTGGATTGGACATTCCCGATAGAATACAAGGAATTGAGATTTACCGATTCCATTCCCGAAACTGTTGCAATGATGCATCTAATCGATAAAATTAAACCACGATTCATTTATTCGCTTCATAACGCAGGATTTGGCGGGGTCTACTGGTATTTATCGCGCGATATTCCGAAAGTATATGCCGGCTTAAAAGAAGCGGCAAAAAAACAAAATGTACCGCTGAATTTGGGAGAACCTGAAGCTCCATACTGCAAGGCCTTTGCTCCTGCAATTTATAAAGAACTCGGTATTCGCGATAATTACGATTACTTGGAAAAATACGGTGTAAAAGATATTCCGAAAGCAATCGGTGTCGGGACATGCAGCGCAGACTATGCCGGAGAAAAATATAAATCTTTTACAATGTTGACTGAACTTCCGTATTTTTATAGCGAAAAGATTATTGACCTATCGGACAGCGGAGAAAACCGAGGTGAGATAGTGAGAAAATCTTTAGAGGAAAACAGAAAAAGCGAAGCGTTCATTTTGGATTCTTTAAAAAAGACAAGAAAGTATATGGCAAAAAATAATCCGTTTTTGCTTGCCTTGGATGCTTTTACCGGAAGACAGGATGATTATGATGCTGCCGTTAAGATGACTTACGAAGATGAAAATTACAGTAAAAAGAATGCTACGGTTGCAGAAAAATTTGACAATGAATGGATTAAAAAATTTTATAAGATGCTGTCTTTCGGTCTTTTAACAAGAGCCAATGAAACAGAACTTTTTAAAATGAAAAAAGCAAAGGAGGAAAATAAAGAAAAAGAAAAAGCTTTATCTAATGAATTTAATGCAGCGGAAAAGAAACTCCAGGTATTAAGCGACGAATTGGAAGCCAATATTAAGTATAGTGTTGTTCCAATCAAAAAGCTGGTATCCATACAGCTGGAATGTGGCTTGCTCGTTGCCGAATATTTAAAAAACGTATAAGTAAAAATATCTGAAAGGGCCGTCTAAAAAGTTGGGTTGCTATCGCTTTTAGACAGCCCTTTTACTGTCAAATGTTTTTTTTAAATTGCTTCTCATACCTTAAAACATTCCGTGCAGTTTAAAAAGTCTTTGATATGGCTTGCGTAGTTTATTTTTTTATTCCATACCAGATAGATATTGCGGTATTGGTGGGGGACATCTCCTAACTCAAAGGCTATCAGTTTTTTACTTTTTACCATGTCTTCAACTGCTATTCTTGATATAAAAGATGTACCCAAGCCTTCTGCGGTCAACTGCTTTATGACCTCAGTGTCGTTTATCGAGGCGCTTATATTTATCGCATCCAAATCTATCTTTTGAGATTTTAAAATCAGCTCCATATTTTGTTTGACGGCCGAGCCGGCTTCACGGATAATAAAGGGTTCTTCGGCAATACGTTTTAAGTTGGGATTTGATTTTTTTAGCTTTTGGTAATAGGCATTATTTGCAGTTATAAATACGAATTCATCTTTATAAATAGGAAGAAACTCGCAGTTTTCATCTTCTATTTTCATTCCGACAATGCCTATATCTACGGTATTCAGCGAAACCTTTTTTATTGTTTCAAGGCTGTTTTTTTCTTCAACTTTTATATAAATGTCGGGATGCTTTTTTTTAAACTCCCTTACTATTGAAGGAAGAAGGTAGCCTGCAGGAATGGTGGATGCGCCTATGGTTATAACTTTTCTTTCAGGATGGATAAATTTTTCTATTATTTTATCTCTTTCAGCGAGGATTGTTTTTGCTTCGCCGTAAAGTTTATTTCCCGCTTCGGTTAACTTT
The DNA window shown above is from Treponema denticola and carries:
- a CDS encoding ABC transporter ATP-binding protein; the encoded protein is MGTVLNVEKINITYKNKHKNVYAVKDISFMLNKGDSLGIVGESGSGKSTLAMGLLKLLPARSTAITGRVEFDKKNLLELTDRQYNELRWKEISVVFQKSMNALSPVHRISVQIEDIYRVHYPDAPSQKIKERALYLFSLVNLSSRVYNLYPHELSGGMLQRISIAISLLFSPKLLILDEATTALDTVTQGQILDEIVKLEAEMNMTRIMITHDISVVSQSCNKVGIMYAGELMEIGATETVLKYPKHPYTKALIESFPSLYGEKKPLKSIEGFIPDLSQQYKGCIFAPRCKNAMDICKSHKPQKTEFKDGDVYCHLYKEAAK
- a CDS encoding ABC transporter substrate-binding protein — its product is MKKRIAMLLTAAVLTVTVLVISCSKNEAEMRTGGKTTEKTTLIVRAGGDPMSWNPDSLPDDNGYPIFQNIFNRLVKLDASKNIIPDLAESWDISPDGKEITFHLHTAEWHDGKPVTADDVKYTFDYIAKKNTYLLYSRLQIIDEIVVKDSKTVVFKLKYPDVSLVANLGWYASFVLPKHIFDNGQEWEDNIASKEMPIGSGPFKLLKFKQGESVTLEANKNYFMGAPKVDNVIFTMIPDNATAVQALVNGEIDVLENVPAANNRELLANPQLRLVFNEYPSPMRIIFNMRNEKVKDVHLRKAIASAINKKEISDKIFDGVQKPEYAMYPEFIKWVSNTENASPQFNIDVARKILQDAGYKVDKDGFFVRGLQIEVFEGGGYPDAAKLMQATLAKAGIELKVNVSEFNAWADKVGTNKDFIMELQGGFMGPDPAALYSRYGTGESNNWSGYSNIKFDELCKKGLTVGNKEERAVIYKEAQKILAEDLPFIPVVGFASYDANSVNFKNLPIDGTGKWGWQEYTFTEKVK
- a CDS encoding M14 family zinc carboxypeptidase, encoding MNKIFEDVINRVPDYKEFMTVDEMNSASKALAKQYPDIVEEFEFGATRDGDKIIGLKIGKGRQNALVFGLPHPNEPIGTMMLDYFTKELAENKKLRDELDYTWYIVKAWDSDGTRLNEGWFKGPFTLYNYARNFFRPAGHQQVDWTFPIEYKELRFTDSIPETVAMMHLIDKIKPRFIYSLHNAGFGGVYWYLSRDIPKVYAGLKEAAKKQNVPLNLGEPEAPYCKAFAPAIYKELGIRDNYDYLEKYGVKDIPKAIGVGTCSADYAGEKYKSFTMLTELPYFYSEKIIDLSDSGENRGEIVRKSLEENRKSEAFILDSLKKTRKYMAKNNPFLLALDAFTGRQDDYDAAVKMTYEDENYSKKNATVAEKFDNEWIKKFYKMLSFGLLTRANETELFKMKKAKEENKEKEKALSNEFNAAEKKLQVLSDELEANIKYSVVPIKKLVSIQLECGLLVAEYLKNV
- a CDS encoding selenium metabolism-associated LysR family transcriptional regulator; protein product: MEFKQLEIFIKLVENLSFSTTASELNISQPTVSLTLKQLEEELDTPLFLRSTRELKLTEAGNKLYGEAKTILAERDKIIEKFIHPERKVITIGASTIPAGYLLPSIVREFKKKHPDIYIKVEEKNSLETIKKVSLNTVDIGIVGMKIEDENCEFLPIYKDEFVFITANNAYYQKLKKSNPNLKRIAEEPFIIREAGSAVKQNMELILKSQKIDLDAINISASINDTEVIKQLTAEGLGTSFISRIAVEDMVKSKKLIAFELGDVPHQYRNIYLVWNKKINYASHIKDFLNCTECFKV
- a CDS encoding oligopeptide/dipeptide ABC transporter ATP-binding protein; this encodes MKEFISIQNIKKFYPVKKGKSLFTKSRSFVKALDNINLELKQGEILGLIGESGCGKSTLGRILSRLEEPTDGDVYIDGLSTKQIMKNDSKGFRRLVQIIFQNPYDSFTPKNTIEEILLRPLKIHNIAENDAERKKILITELENGGLHPAADFLKRYPHQLSGGQLQRISIIRAMLLKPQFIIADEPVSMLDVSVRADIINMLLNLKKQYNATIVFISHDISLTRYISDKIAVMYLGRIVEYGDADDIIKNPKHPYTKVLISNCGSSDPTEKTEKIFIQGEPPTPIDPKDMCYFAPRCFMATDECFGSYPDTKKLYEGHSAACHKL